One Roseomonas gilardii subsp. gilardii genomic region harbors:
- a CDS encoding 3-oxoacid CoA-transferase subunit B, whose protein sequence is MSETLNFRPLSRPQMAARVARDIPEGWYVNLGIGVPTLVADQIPAGHEVVIHSENGLLGMGPAPEEGKVDPWLINAGKQHVTLTPGGSFFHHADSFSIIRGGHLDLCVLGAFEVAQNGDIANWATSANDSAPAVGGAMDLSVGAKRLWVVMEHTTKDGRPRLVEECSYPLTAGRAVTRVYTNLAVIDITAQGFVVREMVPGLDFDTLQARTGAKLHQAD, encoded by the coding sequence ATGTCGGAGACCCTGAACTTCAGGCCGCTCAGCCGCCCGCAGATGGCGGCGCGCGTGGCGCGGGACATTCCCGAGGGCTGGTACGTGAACCTGGGCATCGGTGTGCCGACCCTGGTGGCCGACCAGATCCCGGCGGGCCACGAGGTGGTGATCCATTCCGAGAACGGGCTGCTGGGCATGGGCCCGGCACCGGAGGAAGGCAAGGTCGATCCCTGGCTGATCAACGCGGGCAAGCAGCATGTGACGCTGACGCCGGGCGGCAGCTTCTTCCACCATGCCGACAGCTTCTCGATCATCCGCGGCGGGCATCTGGACCTCTGCGTGCTCGGGGCCTTCGAGGTGGCGCAGAACGGCGACATCGCCAACTGGGCGACCTCGGCCAATGACAGCGCCCCGGCCGTGGGCGGGGCCATGGACCTCTCGGTGGGCGCCAAGCGTCTCTGGGTGGTGATGGAACACACGACCAAGGACGGGCGGCCGCGGCTGGTGGAGGAATGCTCCTATCCGCTGACGGCCGGACGCGCGGTGACGCGGGTCTATACCAACCTCGCGGTGATCGACATCACGGCGCAGGGCTTCGTGGTGCGCGAGATGGTGCCGGGGCTGGATTTCGACACGCTGCAGGCCAGGACCGGCGCGAAGCTGCACCAGGCGGATTGA
- the pcaF gene encoding 3-oxoadipyl-CoA thiolase, whose amino-acid sequence MADAYICDFVRTPIGRYAGALKDVRPDDLLAHTFRALVERNKGVDWAAVDDCYVGCANQAGEDNRDVARMAVLLAGLPVAVPGSTLNRLCGSGLDAVGTAARMIRAGDAELVIAGGVESMTRAPFVMGKAATAFSREAKIEDTTIGWRFVNPMMKKTYGTDSMPETGENVAEQFGISREDQDVFAYRSQQKAKAAQEAGFFAREIIPVTIPGRKGDTVVELDEHPRPDTTLEGLAKLKTPFRTPGTVTAGNASGVNDGAAALIIASEAAARKYGLTPRARVVSMATAGVEPRIMGFGPAPATRKLLARTGLSIGEIDVIELNEAFASQALAVTRDLGLPDDAPQVNPHGGAIALGHPLGASGARIALTSVNALETLGGRRAIATMCIGVGQGIAALIEKV is encoded by the coding sequence ATGGCTGACGCTTATATCTGCGATTTCGTCCGCACCCCGATCGGCCGCTATGCCGGCGCGCTGAAGGATGTGCGGCCGGACGACCTGCTGGCCCATACCTTCCGCGCCCTGGTGGAGCGCAACAAGGGCGTGGACTGGGCAGCGGTGGACGACTGCTATGTCGGCTGCGCCAACCAGGCGGGCGAGGACAACCGCGACGTGGCCCGCATGGCGGTGCTGCTTGCCGGCCTGCCCGTGGCGGTGCCGGGCTCGACGCTGAACCGGCTCTGCGGCTCGGGCCTCGATGCCGTGGGCACGGCGGCGCGCATGATCCGCGCCGGCGATGCCGAGCTGGTGATCGCCGGCGGCGTGGAAAGCATGACCCGCGCGCCCTTCGTGATGGGCAAGGCGGCGACGGCCTTCTCGCGCGAGGCGAAGATCGAGGACACCACCATCGGCTGGCGCTTCGTCAACCCGATGATGAAGAAGACCTACGGCACGGATTCCATGCCCGAGACGGGCGAGAACGTGGCGGAGCAGTTCGGCATCTCGCGCGAGGACCAGGACGTCTTCGCCTATCGTTCCCAGCAGAAGGCCAAGGCGGCGCAGGAGGCGGGCTTCTTCGCCCGCGAGATCATCCCCGTCACCATCCCCGGCCGCAAGGGCGACACGGTGGTGGAGCTGGACGAGCATCCGCGCCCCGACACGACGCTGGAAGGGCTGGCCAAGCTCAAGACCCCCTTCCGCACCCCCGGCACGGTCACGGCGGGCAATGCCTCCGGCGTGAATGACGGCGCCGCGGCGCTGATCATCGCCAGCGAGGCGGCGGCCCGGAAATACGGGCTGACCCCGCGCGCCCGGGTGGTGAGCATGGCCACCGCCGGCGTCGAGCCGCGCATCATGGGCTTCGGCCCGGCGCCCGCGACCAGGAAGCTGCTGGCCCGCACCGGCCTGTCGATCGGCGAGATCGACGTGATCGAGCTGAACGAGGCCTTCGCCAGCCAGGCGCTGGCGGTGACGCGCGACCTCGGCCTGCCGGACGACGCGCCGCAGGTGAACCCGCATGGCGGCGCCATCGCGCTGGGGCATCCGCTGGGCGCCTCCGGGGCGCGTATCGCCTTGACCTCGGTGAACGCGCTGGAGACGCTGGGCGGCCGGCGCGCCATCGCCACCATGTGCATCGGCGTCGGTCAGGGCATCGCGGCCCTCATCGAGAAAGTCTGA
- a CDS encoding 3-oxoacid CoA-transferase subunit A, whose product MINKFVRSIAEALEGVKDGSTVLIGGFGSVGQPNALIEGLAEQGAKDLTVVANNAGTGHTGLARLMELGRVRKIICSFPRSAGSVVFEELYKAGKIELEIVPQGTLAERLRAAGAGVPAFFTPTGANTLLAKGKEVREYNGRPCILEEALPGDLALVEAWRADRWGNLVYRESGRNFNPVMAMAGKCTVVQTQHLCEDERRLDPETIVTPGIFTDRVVHVPYGDPQS is encoded by the coding sequence ATGATCAACAAATTCGTCCGCTCGATCGCGGAGGCGCTGGAAGGGGTCAAGGACGGGTCCACCGTGCTCATTGGTGGCTTCGGCTCGGTGGGGCAGCCCAATGCCCTGATCGAGGGTCTGGCGGAGCAGGGGGCGAAGGACCTCACCGTCGTCGCCAACAATGCGGGGACCGGCCATACCGGCCTGGCGAGGCTGATGGAGCTGGGGCGGGTGCGCAAGATCATCTGCTCCTTCCCGCGCTCGGCCGGCTCGGTAGTGTTCGAGGAGCTCTACAAGGCCGGAAAGATCGAGCTGGAGATCGTGCCTCAGGGCACGCTGGCGGAGCGGCTGCGCGCCGCGGGCGCGGGCGTGCCGGCCTTCTTCACCCCGACCGGCGCCAACACGCTGCTGGCCAAGGGCAAGGAGGTGCGCGAGTACAATGGCCGCCCCTGCATCCTGGAAGAGGCGCTGCCGGGCGACCTCGCCCTGGTCGAGGCCTGGCGGGCGGACCGCTGGGGCAACCTCGTCTACCGGGAGTCCGGCCGGAACTTCAATCCGGTGATGGCCATGGCGGGCAAATGCACCGTCGTGCAGACCCAGCATCTCTGCGAGGATGAGCGGAGGCTGGACCCGGAGACCATCGTCACGCCCGGAATCTTCACCGACCGCGTGGTGCATGTTCCCTATGGCGATCCCCAGAGTTGA
- the pcaB gene encoding 3-carboxy-cis,cis-muconate cycloisomerase, which translates to MTVNPADSAVFGALYGSEALREVAGDHAWLQRMLDVEAALARVEARLGLIPAEAAPAITAAARAENLDMAALAVSTRNTGYPVVGLVKQLSQAAGAEAGRWTHWGATTQDILDTATVLVIRDALAIIGRDLDRVCAALAQRAEEHRGTVMAGRTHLQHALPVTFGYKCAVWLSPLLRMRERLAELRPRVLRVEFGGAVGTLASLGDRGAEVLAGLAQELDLAEPEIPWHVAHDGFAELVSWCGLLTGSLSKFATDVMLLMQTEVAEVAEPHAPGRGGSSTMPQKRNPIACEYVIAQARGVSALVPQMLAALPHDQERGTGPWQAEPLAIFQSLLLTHGALEQAVLVAEGMTVDAARMRRNLDSTGGLIMAEAVMMGLAPVLGREQAHHAVHHACDVALKEGIPLAEALSREEEVSSRLDKKKIEALTDPAGYLGATSLFIDRVLQQAAPLPRRNGKSA; encoded by the coding sequence GTGACCGTCAACCCGGCCGACAGCGCCGTCTTCGGCGCCCTCTATGGCAGCGAGGCGCTGCGCGAGGTGGCGGGCGACCATGCCTGGCTGCAGCGCATGCTGGACGTGGAGGCGGCGCTGGCCCGGGTCGAGGCCCGGCTGGGGCTGATCCCCGCCGAGGCCGCGCCCGCCATCACCGCGGCGGCGCGCGCCGAGAATCTCGACATGGCCGCCCTCGCCGTCTCCACCCGCAACACGGGCTATCCGGTGGTGGGGCTGGTGAAGCAGCTTTCCCAGGCCGCCGGGGCGGAAGCCGGGCGCTGGACCCATTGGGGTGCCACCACCCAGGACATCCTCGACACCGCCACGGTGCTGGTGATCCGCGACGCGCTGGCGATCATCGGGCGGGACCTGGACCGGGTCTGCGCCGCCCTGGCGCAGCGGGCGGAGGAGCACCGTGGCACGGTGATGGCCGGCCGCACGCATCTCCAGCACGCCCTGCCGGTGACCTTCGGCTACAAATGCGCCGTCTGGCTCTCGCCGCTGCTGCGGATGCGGGAGCGCCTGGCGGAGCTGCGGCCGCGCGTGCTGCGGGTGGAATTCGGCGGCGCGGTGGGCACCCTGGCCTCACTGGGCGACCGGGGAGCGGAGGTGCTGGCCGGCCTGGCGCAGGAGCTGGACCTCGCCGAGCCGGAGATCCCCTGGCATGTCGCGCATGACGGCTTCGCCGAGCTGGTTTCCTGGTGCGGGCTGCTCACCGGTTCGCTCAGCAAGTTCGCCACCGATGTCATGCTGCTGATGCAGACCGAGGTGGCCGAGGTGGCCGAGCCGCATGCCCCCGGGCGCGGCGGCTCCTCCACCATGCCGCAGAAGCGCAACCCGATCGCCTGCGAATACGTGATCGCCCAGGCGCGCGGGGTGAGCGCGCTGGTGCCGCAGATGCTGGCCGCCCTGCCGCATGACCAGGAGCGCGGCACCGGCCCCTGGCAGGCCGAGCCGCTGGCGATCTTCCAGAGCCTGTTGCTGACGCATGGCGCCCTGGAGCAGGCCGTGCTGGTGGCCGAGGGGATGACGGTGGATGCCGCGCGCATGCGCCGCAACCTCGACAGCACCGGCGGGCTGATCATGGCCGAGGCGGTGATGATGGGCCTCGCCCCCGTGCTGGGGCGCGAGCAGGCGCATCACGCCGTCCACCATGCCTGCGACGTGGCGCTGAAGGAGGGTATCCCCCTCGCCGAGGCGCTGTCGCGGGAGGAGGAGGTGTCCTCCCGCCTCGACAAGAAGAAGATCGAGGCCCTCACCGATCCGGCTGGCTATCTGGGCGCGACCAGCCTCTTCATCGACCGGGTGCTGCAGCAGGCGGCGCCCCTTCCGCGCCGCAACGGGAAGTCTGCATGA